The Limibacillus halophilus genome includes the window GCCGGGACCCGTAATCGGGTGTTTCTGGCATGGGCGCCTGCTCTCCCTCGTTGGACAGAGACAAGTTCCGCCGGAAGCTGTTGATTTTCTGGTATCGCCGCACCGCGATGGCCTGCTGCTATCGCGCGCCCTGGCGCGCCTCGGGTGCAAACCGCATTACGGATCGAGCAACCGGGACGGTGTCAAGGGTCTGCGGGCACTATTGCAGGCAGTCGGCGGCAAAGGGCGGATCGTCGCAATTACGCCCGATGGCCCAAGAGGGCCGATCCAGCAAGCCAAGATCGGCGCCATCAAGCTGGCACAGCTTACCGGCGCACCCATCGTACCTCTGTCGGCCAGCGCCCGCTTCGGCCATCGTTTCACCTCGTGGGACCGCTTCTTGTTACCGCTGCCCTTTGCACGAGCCTATATTGCCTGGGGGGCGCCGATCGAGGTGCCGCGAAACGCGAGCGACGCAGACCTTGAGAGATATCGTCTTGATTTGGAAACAAACTTGAACATGCTGACCGCAGAAGCGGATGCCGCGCTCGGCCATGACCCGGCGCCCCCTTCTCAAGGAGTTGACCCGCGCTGATGGACTGGACGTCGCTTTACCGCATTCTGACTGAACTCGGCGCGCCCATTATCCGCGGCATCCTTCGCCGGCGCCTTGCCAGGGGTCGCGAAGATCCCTTGCGATTCTCCGAACGCAAGGGGAAGCCGGGTTTACCGCGCCCTGCGGGACCGCTTCTTTGGCTTCATGCCGTGAGCATCGGCGAAGCGCAATCCGTCCTGACGCTGATCCGTTCGATCCGTGCGTTGTATCCCAATCTGGGGATGATCATGACCACCGGCACCGTCAGTTCGGCCCGCATCATGGCCGACCGTTTGCCTGCGGAAGTCATACATCAGTACGCACCTATCGACCGCTTGCCGTGGGTGCGGAACTTTCTTGTGCATTGGCGGCCTGACGCCGCGCTTTGGATCGAATCGGACCTTTGGCCGAATATCCTCATCGAATGTCGCCATGCAGGCATGCCGATGATGATGTTGAATGCCCGTGTTTCGGAGCGCTCTGCGAGGTTGTGGCGACTTCTGCCGGGGGCGTTGCGACCAGTACTCGAGGGTTTTCAACTTTGTCTGGCCCAAGACGAGGCCCAAGGCGACCGTCTGAAGTCACTTGGCGCAGCACGCGTCAAGGTCGTCGGCAATGTAAAGTACGCGGCCGACCCGCTGCCCTTCGACCCGGCTGAACTGGCAGGATTGAAAGCCGCCATCGGCGATCGACCCATCTGGCTTGCCGCCTCGACCCACCAGGGTGAGGAGGAGATAGTGGCTCAAGTGCACCAGGCGCTGCTGCGGGACCTCCCCAGGCTTATGACGATCATTGTGCCGCGACACCCGTCGCGCGCCGACAGTATCGCCGAAGCGCTCGACCGCCAGAACTTGGCGGTGGCACGACGCAGTCGTGGCGAGGTTCCGACAACTGAAACTGCCATTTATCTCGCAGATACCATTGGCGAACTGGGCCTTTTCTATCGCCTCTGCCGGATTGTATTCGTCGGCGGCAGCTTGATCCCCAGAGGTGGGCAGAACATGCTCGAGCCCGCCCGACTGGACTCCGCCCTGCTCCATGGTCCGAACTGCTGGAACTTCGCAATGATTGCCAGGGCTCTCGACGCCTGCGGCGGCGCGCTTGAGGTTCGCGACGCTGGCGAGCTAAGCGCGCGCTTGAAAGTGCTGCTGCAGGACGAAAGTGAAAGCGCCAAGATGGCCGATGCAGCCAGCGCTCTGGCCAGGGAGGAGGCAAAAGTGCTTGGTCGCCTTCTCACTGAATTGGAGCCATTGCTCAGACCACTGGCGCAGGCAACCCCTTCACAGCCGGAGGCCTGATGTCCCTGCGTGCACCACGGTTTTGGCAGTCCAGGGGTGCGATCTCCAGCGCGTTGCTGCCCGTTGCCTGGGCATACGGCGCCATCGCCACCTCTCGCTGGAGAAGGACAGAACCAATCGACTGTGGCTTACCGGTTATTTGCATCGGGAACCTGGAGGTCGGCGGCGCGGGGAAGACCCCGCTCGCTATCGACCTCCTGGTCAGGCTGCAAGCACGCGGCTTGAAGCCTTTCGCATTGACGCGCGGTTACGGCGGCAAGCGATCCGGTCCATTGCTCGTCGATCCTGCGCGGCATGATTGGCGGCAAGTCGGCGACGAGGCGCGGCTCCTGGCGAGCCACGCGCCCACCATCGTCTCGGGCGACCGGGTGGCCGGCGCGCTACTCGCAAGGCAACAGGAAGCTGATATCATCGTCATGGACGACGGCTTCCAAAATCCAGGTCTCAAGAAAACTGCGTCACTTCTGGTCATCGACGCCGATTATGGGCTGGGAAACGGCCGCTTGTTCCCCGCTGGACCTTTACGCGAGGCACCTGGCGCCGCCCTTGCCCGCTGTGATGCTGTTATCCTGGTCGGAGACAGCGGCGGTCTGCCGGATGAACTGAGCGGCACCTCACTCCCACTTTTCAAGGCTGCGATTCGAACCTTGAACAAGCCGCTTGATCTCAAGGGTCTGAGGGTCATCGCTTTCGCCGGAATCGGTCGACCTAAAAAATTCTTCGATGGGCTTCGCCGGATTGGGGCCGAATTGGTAAGCGCCGTCGCTTTTCCAGATCATCATCCCTACCGGGCGGCCGACCTTGCACTGATCCTGTCCAAGGCCGCTGACCTTGACGCATTGGCGGTTACCACCGAAAAAGACCGGCAACGCCTCGACCCGGAACTAGCCGAGAGGGTACTGGCGGTTCCGGCCGCTTTCATCTGGCAGCAAGAGGCTGAGATCGACGCGCTCCTCGACAGAATTCTGGACGGGCAATGACGCCAACAAAAGTAAATCCGACGGGGTCAAAACTCTCGAAGTCGCCTGTGTCCGGACGACGGGGAGCCTTGCGTCTGTTGCAGCATGCCTTAGAGGTAACCGCTTTCCGGCTTTCGATGGGGTTGATGCGCCTCTTGCCGCTCGATGTCGCCTCTGCCCTAGGAGGGTTCCTAGGACGCACACTCGGTCCCTACAGCAACGCCAGTGAGCGCGCCGCCCGCAATCTGCGGCTGGTCTTTCCCGACATGCCGGACAGCGAGCGTCGGCGCATCACGCGCGCGGTGTGGGACAATCTTGGTCGTCTCGGAGCTGAATACCCGCATCTTGCAGAGATTACGGACCCGCGAAGCGGACGCCTTGAATTACGCAACAGCGGCCCCGTTACGGATCACGTCAAAAGCGGACGACCGGCGATTGTCGTTTCCGGGCATTTCGCCAACTTCGAAGCCATGCACGTTCGCGGCGCGCGGGAACTTGTCCGAACCGCCACTGTGGTACGCGACCCCAACAACCCGATGATCCGCGATGCGCTCGAGCATTTCCGCAAGGTCGGTGGCGGCGAGCGAGTCGGGAAAGGACACCAAGGCGCGCGCAGCCTGATTGCTTATCTGGAACGGAATTTCTGCCTCACCATGCTGGTAGACCAGCGGATGAATCGCGGCATCACCGCCGATTTCCTGGGGCACCCCGCGCAAACGCCGACAGCCGCCGCACAACTGGCATTGCGGTTTGACTGCCCGCTGGTCGTTGCCACCATGGAACGCAAGCGAGGGGCGCATTTCATAATGACCCTATCCGACTTGATCTGGAGCGAGCAGACCGTCGACCGGCATCAGGAAATCGCCCGATTGGTGGGAGAGATCAATCAACGACTGGGTACGGAAATCCGACGCCGGCCCGAAAACTGGTTCTGGTTGCATCGACGTTGGAGCGAAGAGGTATATGCTCAAGCCGGGCTTTAACGCAGATCCCTCGTCGAACCTCAGGCCACTTACTGCTGTGGCATGGGCCCGACGACGAGCATCGGGTCGACCCGCTCCTCGAACCAGTTCATCCGCCAATCCAGATGCGCACCGGTGACACGTCCGGTTGCCCCGATGCGGCCGATCAGATCACCTTGAGAGACTTCCTGCCCCTTTTCGACCACGACCTCGCTCAGGTGCAAAAAAGCCGAGGTCAGACCAAAACCGTGATCGATGATGATTGTACCGCCGGTATAGTAGTGATCGGTTACCGCCAAGGTCACGACACCTCCGGCGGGCGCCACCACCGGCGTGCCTTCCGGCCGCGCGACATCGACGCCGTAGTGTGGCTGCTTTGGTTGGCCGTTGAGAATCCGCTGCGAGCCGTAGACGCCGCTGATGGGCCCCGTGGCAGGCCAAATGAAATCACCCAGCGCGAAGGGCAGATCCCGATCCCGGCTACGCGCCTCATAGACCTCGGCGCGCTCGCGCTCCAACCGATCCAGTAGGTCCTGTGGCGGTGTCACCATGTTGTTGGGGAGACCGTCGATGCGTTGTATGTCGTAGGTGCGCTGAGCAACCGTGATAGGTACCATCAATCCAGCGCCGCCCGGTTCACGCAGCGTTAGAATAGCCTGACCAGGGGCGTCCCGATGAAAACCGAATACAAATCGTCCGTCCGAAGAAACCCTGAGTTTGCGGTCATCGAGAAACACCTCGTTGCCCGGTGCGGTCCGGCCCCGTATCAAACCGCCCTGGGTGGCGTCGCCCTCAAGGATCGGCGGCTCCAGGGCCTGTGCCAGGGCCGCGGACGCCAGCAAACCAAACCCGATCAGCAAGCTGGTGAGCTTCATAGCAAGGTTCCCTGATCGTCTTCGTTCCTCGGCTTCTTCCGGCTACTCTTGGTCGGCGTCTTGTCCGGCGTTCCACCGCTGCCGCTACCGACCGTCATGGCTTGCAAACGCCCGTCGCGCATTTCTATGTCCAATGCCATGCCGCTGCCAACACTTGCCGCATCGGTCACGACCTTACCCCCGGCGCGCAGCACCGCGAAGCCACGCTGCAGTACGTTGCGATAGGAGTAGCTCTCAAGTAACCGCCCGAAACTGTCGAGCTTTTGCCTGGTATCCTGAACGCGCAGACTCCAGGCTCGGTTGATCCGCCGTCCTGGATCGAGCTGCGCAAGCGCGCGCTCATGCGGTTCCGTCAGCCTATACTGCAAGCGGGCCAGGCGCTTGTGCCAGTCCGCAACCTCGCGCGCCGCCTGGCTCAATTGCTGGCGGGGATGCGGTAGGCGTGCGCTCCATTCCCGCAAAACGCCGGCACGGCGTTCCAGGGAACCAAGCAGGGCGCGGCCCAGG containing:
- a CDS encoding lysophospholipid acyltransferase family protein → MKVLLDNRQMQTAAGWCAGMLVRLLRASLRSEEHVPEETRKVLTRPGPVIGCFWHGRLLSLVGQRQVPPEAVDFLVSPHRDGLLLSRALARLGCKPHYGSSNRDGVKGLRALLQAVGGKGRIVAITPDGPRGPIQQAKIGAIKLAQLTGAPIVPLSASARFGHRFTSWDRFLLPLPFARAYIAWGAPIEVPRNASDADLERYRLDLETNLNMLTAEADAALGHDPAPPSQGVDPR
- a CDS encoding M23 family metallopeptidase, producing the protein MKLTSLLIGFGLLASAALAQALEPPILEGDATQGGLIRGRTAPGNEVFLDDRKLRVSSDGRFVFGFHRDAPGQAILTLREPGGAGLMVPITVAQRTYDIQRIDGLPNNMVTPPQDLLDRLERERAEVYEARSRDRDLPFALGDFIWPATGPISGVYGSQRILNGQPKQPHYGVDVARPEGTPVVAPAGGVVTLAVTDHYYTGGTIIIDHGFGLTSAFLHLSEVVVEKGQEVSQGDLIGRIGATGRVTGAHLDWRMNWFEERVDPMLVVGPMPQQ
- a CDS encoding 3-deoxy-D-manno-octulosonic acid transferase, translated to MDWTSLYRILTELGAPIIRGILRRRLARGREDPLRFSERKGKPGLPRPAGPLLWLHAVSIGEAQSVLTLIRSIRALYPNLGMIMTTGTVSSARIMADRLPAEVIHQYAPIDRLPWVRNFLVHWRPDAALWIESDLWPNILIECRHAGMPMMMLNARVSERSARLWRLLPGALRPVLEGFQLCLAQDEAQGDRLKSLGAARVKVVGNVKYAADPLPFDPAELAGLKAAIGDRPIWLAASTHQGEEEIVAQVHQALLRDLPRLMTIIVPRHPSRADSIAEALDRQNLAVARRSRGEVPTTETAIYLADTIGELGLFYRLCRIVFVGGSLIPRGGQNMLEPARLDSALLHGPNCWNFAMIARALDACGGALEVRDAGELSARLKVLLQDESESAKMADAASALAREEAKVLGRLLTELEPLLRPLAQATPSQPEA
- a CDS encoding lysophospholipid acyltransferase family protein; the encoded protein is MTPTKVNPTGSKLSKSPVSGRRGALRLLQHALEVTAFRLSMGLMRLLPLDVASALGGFLGRTLGPYSNASERAARNLRLVFPDMPDSERRRITRAVWDNLGRLGAEYPHLAEITDPRSGRLELRNSGPVTDHVKSGRPAIVVSGHFANFEAMHVRGARELVRTATVVRDPNNPMIRDALEHFRKVGGGERVGKGHQGARSLIAYLERNFCLTMLVDQRMNRGITADFLGHPAQTPTAAAQLALRFDCPLVVATMERKRGAHFIMTLSDLIWSEQTVDRHQEIARLVGEINQRLGTEIRRRPENWFWLHRRWSEEVYAQAGL
- the lpxK gene encoding tetraacyldisaccharide 4'-kinase → MSLRAPRFWQSRGAISSALLPVAWAYGAIATSRWRRTEPIDCGLPVICIGNLEVGGAGKTPLAIDLLVRLQARGLKPFALTRGYGGKRSGPLLVDPARHDWRQVGDEARLLASHAPTIVSGDRVAGALLARQQEADIIVMDDGFQNPGLKKTASLLVIDADYGLGNGRLFPAGPLREAPGAALARCDAVILVGDSGGLPDELSGTSLPLFKAAIRTLNKPLDLKGLRVIAFAGIGRPKKFFDGLRRIGAELVSAVAFPDHHPYRAADLALILSKAADLDALAVTTEKDRQRLDPELAERVLAVPAAFIWQQEAEIDALLDRILDGQ